A genome region from Bradyrhizobium sp. WSM1417 includes the following:
- the glgA gene encoding glycogen synthase GlgA, with product MRILFATPEVSDFIQVGGLAAVSAALPRALRDFADVRVIIPGYPAVLRGLQDLTTVGRCQPFAALPAFAIDLGHTADGMTYYVVRCPALYERDGTPYADGRGADWGDNNVRFATFSYAAAQVARGLVDKDWAADLVHANDWQCALIPGYLEWHYAHIPTVFTIHNLAYQGVFDRSSLAPLGIPEASFNIDGVEFYNRLSFIKAGLVYASHLTTVSQTYAREITTAEFGCGLEGLLRQRADRNQLSGILNGIDESWDPRTCSSLFQPFGAGDWAERSMNADDVREQFGLAVSRGPLFALVARLVHQKGVDLVIESAQAIVDAGGQIVVTGKGETRFEEALLQAQVRAPRSIAVKIGFDDAEARKIFAGSDFTLMPSRFEPCGLSQMYAQRFGSLPIGHRTGGLAETIVDGETGFLFDRASAPGFLGSLCRAFSTFGMKDRLDHMRRAAMAQAFSWTQSAKSYAAIYKSSI from the coding sequence ATGCGGATCCTTTTCGCGACGCCGGAAGTATCAGACTTCATTCAAGTGGGTGGACTTGCCGCCGTCTCGGCGGCTCTCCCGCGCGCCTTGCGCGACTTTGCCGACGTCCGCGTCATCATCCCCGGCTATCCGGCTGTCCTGCGCGGATTACAAGACCTTACGACCGTCGGACGATGCCAACCTTTCGCGGCCCTTCCGGCCTTTGCCATCGATCTCGGGCATACCGCCGACGGCATGACCTATTACGTCGTCCGGTGCCCGGCGCTGTACGAACGAGACGGCACGCCCTATGCCGATGGCCGCGGAGCTGATTGGGGCGACAACAATGTCCGGTTCGCGACCTTCTCTTATGCCGCCGCGCAGGTCGCGAGAGGATTGGTCGACAAGGATTGGGCCGCTGATCTCGTCCATGCCAATGACTGGCAATGTGCACTGATCCCCGGCTATCTGGAATGGCACTACGCGCACATTCCAACTGTGTTCACGATCCACAATCTGGCCTATCAAGGCGTCTTCGACCGCAGCTCGCTCGCGCCGCTGGGGATTCCCGAGGCGAGCTTCAACATCGACGGCGTGGAATTCTACAATCGCCTGTCCTTCATCAAGGCCGGCCTGGTCTACGCTTCCCACCTGACGACCGTCAGTCAGACCTATGCCCGCGAGATCACCACGGCCGAGTTCGGCTGCGGTCTCGAAGGGCTGTTGCGGCAACGGGCCGATCGCAACCAGCTTTCGGGCATCTTGAACGGAATCGACGAGAGCTGGGATCCGCGCACCTGCTCCTCGCTGTTCCAGCCGTTCGGAGCCGGTGACTGGGCCGAACGATCAATGAATGCCGACGATGTCAGGGAACAGTTCGGGCTGGCGGTCTCGAGAGGTCCCCTGTTCGCGCTCGTGGCGCGACTGGTGCACCAGAAGGGCGTCGACCTCGTGATCGAGAGTGCGCAAGCGATCGTCGATGCGGGCGGCCAGATTGTCGTGACAGGCAAGGGCGAAACGCGGTTCGAGGAGGCGCTGCTGCAGGCGCAGGTGCGCGCGCCGCGCTCGATCGCCGTGAAGATCGGCTTCGACGACGCCGAGGCACGAAAGATCTTCGCCGGCAGCGACTTTACCCTGATGCCGTCGCGCTTCGAACCCTGCGGGCTGAGCCAGATGTACGCCCAGCGCTTCGGCTCGCTGCCCATCGGGCATCGTACCGGCGGCCTCGCCGAGACGATCGTGGACGGCGAGACCGGCTTCCTGTTCGACCGCGCGTCGGCCCCCGGCTTCCTTGGAAGCCTTTGCCGGGCGTTTTCCACCTTCGGCATGAAGGACCGCCTCGATCACATGCGCCGCGCGGCCATGGCGCAGGCCTTCAGCTGGACACAGTCGGCCAAGTCCTACGCAGCGATCTACAAATCCTCGATCTAG
- a CDS encoding DUF3606 domain-containing protein, whose protein sequence is MRRPKPQAIRNKLDLADPTQVRLVRKRLGLSDAELTGIVERIGNSIAAISKEAALQRATTLPKPDDVPPVAVITSAVVGERATRK, encoded by the coding sequence ATGCGTCGCCCGAAGCCACAAGCGATCCGCAACAAGCTCGACCTGGCCGACCCTACCCAGGTGCGCCTCGTCAGAAAGCGTCTTGGACTGTCCGACGCGGAGCTGACCGGCATCGTCGAGCGGATCGGCAACTCGATTGCGGCGATCAGCAAGGAGGCGGCGCTGCAAAGGGCAACCACGCTGCCCAAGCCGGACGATGTGCCTCCTGTCGCCGTGATTACTTCTGCGGTCGTCGGCGAGCGGGCGACGCGGAAGTGA
- the treZ gene encoding malto-oligosyltrehalose trehalohydrolase, translating into MAGQARHHGPRCLDHGVCFNLWAPTAQSVELLEAGRPPLRMMRDHDGWYQSLSPTAHVGTRYQFRINEDLVVPDPASFFQPDDVGAPSEVVDTAAFRDSVLYPGRPWAETVIYELHVGTFSEEGSYAGIEKKLPYLRDLGITAIELMPLHDVPGRHNWGYDGVLLNAPNARYGRPEDLKRLLRAAHALDIMVYLDVVYNHFGPQLNYLHLYAESFFTTRHSTGWGPAVNLEGHDGAFVREFLIENALMWLRDYGFDGLRLDAVHALKDDSDRHVLIELAETVRSQLPGRRVHLMLENEANQARLLDRAQGRTRLYDAQWGDDFHNALHVLLTGEDEGYYRAFADRPLEHLARALTEGFAYQGEVFPLHDAPRGEPSAHLPPEATIFFAQNHDQIGNRALGERLSALVGPEKLDQALALVLLNPHIPMLFMGEEAAADTPFQFFADWSGEAAELTREGRRKEFSHFKAFSTPDMRASIPDPCDQKTFEASKLDWNGIDRSPVSVRFRGLTAQLLKIRREKIVPLIKRGFVSAHCKLLGENTRTGGLNARWRTENGDILQIVANFADRELPMPALVAGESLWRLGAADAPALLPNDIIVRLGQEA; encoded by the coding sequence ATGGCCGGGCAGGCGCGACACCACGGTCCTCGATGCCTCGATCACGGGGTCTGCTTCAATCTCTGGGCGCCGACTGCGCAATCGGTCGAATTGCTCGAAGCCGGCCGGCCGCCACTCCGGATGATGCGCGACCACGATGGCTGGTACCAGTCGTTGAGTCCCACCGCGCATGTCGGCACGCGCTATCAGTTCAGGATCAACGAAGATCTGGTCGTTCCCGATCCCGCCTCGTTCTTCCAGCCCGACGACGTCGGGGCGCCGAGCGAGGTGGTCGACACCGCGGCGTTCCGGGACTCGGTGCTCTATCCCGGCCGCCCGTGGGCGGAGACCGTGATTTACGAGCTGCATGTCGGCACCTTCAGCGAGGAAGGCAGCTATGCCGGCATCGAGAAGAAGCTGCCCTATCTGCGCGATCTCGGCATCACCGCAATCGAGCTGATGCCGCTCCACGACGTCCCTGGCCGGCACAATTGGGGCTATGACGGCGTGCTGCTGAATGCGCCGAATGCACGCTACGGCAGGCCGGAAGACCTCAAGCGGCTGTTACGCGCGGCACATGCCCTCGACATCATGGTTTACCTCGATGTCGTCTATAACCATTTTGGGCCGCAGCTGAACTATCTGCACCTCTATGCGGAAAGCTTCTTCACCACGCGCCACAGCACCGGCTGGGGGCCTGCGGTCAATCTCGAGGGACATGACGGCGCGTTCGTGCGCGAGTTCCTGATCGAGAACGCATTGATGTGGCTGCGCGACTACGGGTTCGACGGCTTGCGGCTCGATGCCGTCCACGCCCTGAAGGACGATTCCGACCGCCATGTCCTGATCGAGCTTGCCGAGACGGTTCGCAGTCAGCTGCCGGGCCGGCGCGTGCATCTGATGCTGGAGAACGAGGCCAATCAGGCTCGCCTGCTCGACCGGGCGCAAGGGCGAACCCGGCTCTATGACGCGCAATGGGGCGATGATTTTCACAACGCGCTCCACGTCCTGCTGACGGGCGAGGACGAGGGCTATTATCGCGCCTTCGCGGATAGGCCGCTCGAACATCTCGCGCGAGCGCTCACCGAGGGCTTTGCCTATCAGGGCGAAGTCTTTCCGCTGCATGACGCACCGCGCGGAGAGCCGAGCGCGCATTTGCCGCCCGAGGCCACCATCTTCTTCGCCCAGAACCACGACCAGATCGGCAATCGCGCGCTCGGGGAGCGGCTTTCCGCGCTGGTCGGTCCGGAGAAACTGGATCAGGCCCTGGCGCTGGTTCTTTTGAACCCGCACATTCCGATGTTGTTCATGGGCGAGGAAGCCGCGGCCGACACGCCATTCCAGTTCTTCGCAGACTGGTCCGGCGAAGCTGCCGAGCTGACGCGGGAAGGGCGGCGCAAGGAGTTCTCTCACTTCAAGGCATTCTCGACCCCCGACATGCGTGCCAGCATTCCGGATCCGTGCGATCAAAAAACCTTCGAGGCATCGAAGCTCGACTGGAACGGCATCGACCGTTCTCCCGTCAGCGTCAGGTTTCGCGGCCTGACAGCCCAATTGCTGAAGATACGGCGCGAGAAGATCGTGCCGCTGATCAAACGGGGTTTCGTGTCGGCTCATTGCAAGTTGCTGGGGGAGAACACTCGCACGGGCGGCCTGAATGCCCGTTGGCGGACGGAGAACGGAGACATCTTGCAGATTGTCGCCAATTTCGCCGACCGCGAACTGCCCATGCCGGCGCTGGTCGCGGGCGAGAGCCTGTGGCGATTGGGCGCGGCCGACGCGCCAGCCCTGTTGCCGAACGACATCATCGTGCGGCTTGGCCAGGAAGCGTGA